The segment TAACCGGAGTCAGCGGCAGGGTATCCGATAAAGGCTGATCCTTCCAAACCCGAGCCAGCTCCGCCTGGCAGCAGGGGGCCACGGCGATGACATCGGATTTCAAACGCAGAGCCTCAGCCAGCGCATAATCCGTGGCCGTATCACAGGCATGCAGCGCGACGAAGGCATGCGGTCTGAGGTTGGCTTCGATATGACCAAAGGCCTTATGAAATTCCGTGAGCCAGGAAAAGGTCTGCAGATCGGCGACAGCGAACTTTAAACTCTCCTGATAACCCAGCTGCACGGCGCGCGCATTCGCACGATCCACCATAGCCTGGCTGTGATCGACGCCGATCAGTTCAAGGGGATGCTTCAGGATATCGCGAAAGTACCAGGCGATCAGAAAACTCAGGTAGGCATTGCCGCAGCCCGCGTCCACGACCCGGACCTTGGGAAAACTCTTGGCCAGCGCTTTAAGCGAAGGCAGAAGCAGTTGGAGCATATGATTGATCTGGATAAACTTCCGGCTGGCGTCCGCAGACATGGACGCGTCCTTGTTCAGAAGGCCCAGCGCAAAAAGCAGCTCTCCGCCTTGCCAGGGAGTCAGTAAAAAGTTCTTTCCTGACAGGAACTTGGCGCGACGTTCGGGTGTCCAATAATCCTGCAGTCGTTTCTGAAAAGCGGCGGTTTCCATGCGATCCCCTTCGGTGAGCCTCGCTGTTTTAGCGGGGGGAATCGCCCTTGTCCAGGGGAAGGTGTGAAAAGGCTGAAAACTGTCCAGAAGCCTGACGGTTCGCGTCAAACGAAAGCCTGCCAAGGCTTGAATATTACTATTTAAAATGCCATAGTAATTATGGCACAGGACTTGGATTGCATACCTTAGGGTAAACAAACGAAAAGAGGCTAACCATGACTCGCGGCTTCAAATTAGAGTGGATTCTGAGCGCCTTGCTTTTCCTGGGAGCCTGTAAATCACGCAGTCCCATGGAAGATATCGCCGGTGATCAGGCGGCGACCGCGGATTCCTCGCGCGTCGACACCCTGGAAGTTTTGATCGAGGCCTTGAAAAATCAGCTCGAAACGAATCAGAAGATGTCGGAGTCAGAACGAGCCGACCTCGAGAAAAAATTAAGAGAAGCCGAAGCCGAAAAAGCGAAGGCCGAAATGGGTGCGCCTGCCAGTGGAACGCCAACGCCCTCGCCCAGTTCAAGCCCAACGCCGACGCCGACCCCCAAGCCGACAGCGACGCCGACGCCCACCGCGCCGAAGCTCGATGGTCCCTATAATATTTACTACATGGACTCGCAAAGAATGGACTGCATGCAGCCTTTCGATGCTGCGAATGTCGCAGACGGTTCCATCCTGCGCGGTTATCCCTGCAACAACAGCGAGACTCAGCAGCTGACTCTTGAGATTCGCGATAACGGCTATTTCCGTATCATTCACAAGATGACGAACAAGTGCGTGACCCTGGAAGGCAACACTGGCGCCGAAGGCACACCGCCCACCCTGCGTCCGTGCAAGGCCACGGCGGATGCGAGCGAGCAGTGGAAGTTCTTTGAGGCCGCTGCGGACGGCAGTCTATTTAAACTGCAGAGCCGCCTCTCGAACTTCTGTCTGAAGTTCGGGAACGACGGCACCTTGTTCCAGGGCAGCTGCGTGAATAACTATACGGAGTATCGCCTGAGAAAGTCCCAGTGAGATCAAACGTAGCTGGAGCGACGCTGAAAACGCCAGAGCTCCAGTCCCAAGACCATAAGCGCCAGAGTCAATTCAATCGTGATCAGACTCGGCTGCCAGGCCGGAATCCTGGGCATCAGTTCAGCTGGCCAGACCTCGGGAGGAAGCAGATTCAAATCCAGGGCTTTGCTCAGGCTGAATACAAGAGTCTGCAAAGCAAGGCCGGCGAAGAGCGAGATGCTGATCCACAGCGCAAGGCTGGAGCGCTTGATATGGGGCCACAGATCGTCGATCAATAAGGGGATGCCGAGGATGAGAAGGCTCATGCTGGTCCATCCCGCCCATTGATAGACAACGCTCATGTAGCTTGAACCATAGATGCTCGTCACGCTCTCGAAGGCCCAGATCAGGCAGGCCTTCGCTGTAGCCCAATCCATCGTCCCGGTCTGCATCCAAAGATCGGTCTGGCCCATCCCGC is part of the Oligoflexus sp. genome and harbors:
- a CDS encoding SAM-dependent methyltransferase, which codes for METAAFQKRLQDYWTPERRAKFLSGKNFLLTPWQGGELLFALGLLNKDASMSADASRKFIQINHMLQLLLPSLKALAKSFPKVRVVDAGCGNAYLSFLIAWYFRDILKHPLELIGVDHSQAMVDRANARAVQLGYQESLKFAVADLQTFSWLTEFHKAFGHIEANLRPHAFVALHACDTATDYALAEALRLKSDVIAVAPCCQAELARVWKDQPLSDTLPLTPVMRAPHFRRVVAADMTDMLRTLLLRSRGYEVTATEFVASEHTPKNRLMLATRRGNYLRAAEQEYASLKSALGEPQLKLEVLLKKAGESHASHA
- a CDS encoding RICIN domain-containing protein, with amino-acid sequence MTRGFKLEWILSALLFLGACKSRSPMEDIAGDQAATADSSRVDTLEVLIEALKNQLETNQKMSESERADLEKKLREAEAEKAKAEMGAPASGTPTPSPSSSPTPTPTPKPTATPTPTAPKLDGPYNIYYMDSQRMDCMQPFDAANVADGSILRGYPCNNSETQQLTLEIRDNGYFRIIHKMTNKCVTLEGNTGAEGTPPTLRPCKATADASEQWKFFEAAADGSLFKLQSRLSNFCLKFGNDGTLFQGSCVNNYTEYRLRKSQ